A part of Fusarium oxysporum Fo47 chromosome III, complete sequence genomic DNA contains:
- a CDS encoding kinase-like domain-containing protein — MATRTIEARFERMSVNDENDPLGDGSKLYSKTKTMVSSTTSQSIHGASRPNLFKVALQSQSSNTNAAVMLPSQAAQRKVNNAPPSPTRKALPSSSRTSDEAQDERKSVTLPEQISVPKQFHLGMFEIGRPLGKGKFGRVYLARERTTGFICALKVLHKNELQAGRVEKQVRREIEIQSNLRHPNILQLYGHFHDSKRVFLILEFAGKGELYKHLRKESRFPEWKAAQYIAQMASALRYLHRKHVIHRDIKPENILVGIHGEIKISDFGWSVHAPNNRRKTMCGTLDYLPPEMIKPGTSDNFYNEKVDLWSLGVLTYEFLVGEAPFEDTPVMTQRRIARADMSIPSWVSPEATDLIKKLLVLDPEKRIPLEQIQQHPWIIKHCVKGERASNREKGQ, encoded by the exons ATGGCTACCCGTACAATTGAGGCGCGCTTCGAGCGCATGTCCGTCAACGATGAGAATGATCCCCTTGGCGACGGCTCTAAGCTCTACAGCAAGACAAAG ACTATGGTCTCATCTACCACATCACAAAGTATACATGGAGCCTCTCGACCCAACCTCTTCAAAGTCGCCCTCCAGTCGCAAAGCAGCAATACCAACGCCGCTGTGATGCTGCCATCTCAGGCTGCTCAACGAAAAGTCAACAACGCGCCTCCATCTCCTACAAGAAAAGCACttccatcttcctcaaggACGTCggatgaagctcaagatgaaCGAAAATCAGTCACACTGCCAGAGCAAATCAGCGTCCCTAAGCAGTTCCACCTCGGCATGTTCGAGATTGGTCGGCCTCTAGGCAAGGGCAAGTTTGGACGAGTGTACCTTGCTCGAGAAAGAACAACTGGCTTCATCTGCGCCCTCAAGGTCCTCCACAAGAATGAATTGCAAGCAGGTCGTGTTGAGAAGCAGGTTCGCCGAGAGATCGAGATTCAAAGCAACCTGAGACACCCCAACATTCTTCAACTCTACGGCCACTTCCACGATAGCAAGCGAGTATTTTTGATTCTCGAATTCGCTGGTAAGGGTGAACTGTACAAACACCTCCGAAAAGAGAGCCGGTTCCCCGAGTGGAAGGCAGCCCAGTACATCGCCCAGATGGCATCGGCATTGCGATACCTGCATCGAAAGCATGTCATCCATCGGGacatcaagcctgagaacatCTTGGTTGGCATCCATGGTGAGATCAAAATCTCGGATTTCGGATGGAGTGTGCACGCTCCCAACAACCGAAGGAAGACCATGTGTGGTACTCTTGACTATCTCCCTCCTGAGATGATCAAGCCCGGTACCTCTGACAACTTTTACAACGAGAAGGTTGACCTGTGGAGTTTGGGCGTCCTGACGTATGAGTTCCTCGTGGGTGAAGCGCCCTTCGAGGATACGCCAGTGATGACTCAACGAAGGATTGCTCGTGCTGACATGTCGATTCCTTCATGGGTCAGTCCTGAGGCTACTGacctcatcaagaag CTCCTGGTGTTGGACCCTGAGAAGCGAATTCCTCTTGAGCAGATTCAGCAACACCCCTGGATCATCAAGCACTGCGTCAAGGGTGAGCGTGCTTCTAACCGCGAGAAGGGGCAATAA
- a CDS encoding peptidase M76 family-domain-containing protein has product MSSDSTPPPGVPAGTPSASNAEIKNDPAKTGFSPEISWWMNYFKMLSGQMTPEGKFFFREYTTEIEEEKDCKACERDRDWLFTYSPVVRFMSEKIQALNGRIDPSNVHCRRCPSSLRADGSVNWQSGGFSPNHGILICANHIKNRKHLEDTLAHEMVHAWDYVRWKNVDFLGQKDLKHAACTEIRASMLSGECRWTKEAFVRGNWRLTQQFQNCVRRRAIDSVTARSTCKDDVQATKVVNQVWDSCFADTRPFDEVYR; this is encoded by the exons ATGTCATCTGATTCTACACCTCCTCCAGGTGTCCCCGCTGGAACGCCAAGTGCTTCAAATGCAGAAATCAAGAACGACCCTGCAAAAACCGGGTTTTCTCCAGAGATCTCATGGTGGATGAACTACTTCAAGATGCTCTCGGGCCAAATGACACCTGAGGGCAAATTCTTCTTCCGAGAGTATACAACAGAAatcgaggaagaaaaagactGCAAAGCTTGTGAGAGAGACCGCGACTGGCTCTTTACCTATTCACCCGTCGTTCGCTTCATGTCTGAGAAGATACAGGCCCTCAATGGACGAATAGACCCTTCCAATGTTCACTGCCGTCGCTGTCCCTCCTCTCTGAGGGCTGATGGCTCTGTCAACTGGCAATCTGGTGGTTTTAGCCCCAATCATGGCATCCTCATATGTGCCAACCACATCAAGAACCGAAAGCATCTCGAGGATACGCTTGCACATGAGATGGTGCATGCCTGGGACTATGTTCGATGGAAGAATGTCGACTTTTTGGGTCAAAAGGACTTGAAGCACGCCGCATGCACAGAG ATCCGAGCTTCAATGCTCAGTGGCGAGTGCAGATGGACAAAAGAGGCCTTTGTTCGAGGCAATTGGAGATTGACGCAGCAATTCCAAAATTGCGTCCGCAGACGAGCCATTGATTCCGTCACGGCCAGATCCACATGCAAGGATGACGTCCAAGCAACCAAGGTTGTCAACCAGGTTTGGGATTCTTGCTTCGCAGACACGCGGCCATTCGATGAGGTTTATCGATGA
- a CDS encoding Aspartate/glutamate/uridylate kinase, which translates to MRGNGTKSLTIVIKLGTSSIVDEKTHEPLLPILTLIVDTAVKLRKDGHRVVIVSSGAIGVGLRRMDVEKRPKHLAQLQALAAIGQCRLMSLWDSLFTHLRQPIAQILLTRNDIADRTRYFNAQNTFHALLEQGVIPIVNENDTLAVSEIKFGDNDTLSAITAAMIHADMLFLMTDVDCLYDKNPRTNPDAKPIEVVEDIAALQADVSSAGSSLGTGGMSTKIIAARLGTSAGVTTVITRSSNPGNVLNIVQYLQSIQRGNTPPSPDERAEGLSRSASALTLSNLNGAPWPPLHTRFIPANDPIRDRHFWLLHTPHPHGTLYIDSGAYKALVGKAGLLPVGVIDVEGNFAQQEVVRLVAVKRRSTPGPDGKMWEGTPEEVGRALVNYAAAEIARIKGKQSVEIEKILGYADSEYVAHRQHVGFFKRDSRPVSPAREINGAVME; encoded by the exons ATGAGAGGCAACGGGACAAAGTCTCTgaccatcgtcatcaagcTTG GAACAAGCTCCATTGTCGATGAGAAGACTCACGAACCACTTCTTCCGATTCTGACTCTCATTGTTGATACGGCTGTAAAGCTTCGCAAAGATGGTCACAGGGTGGTCATTGTTTCGTCCGGCGCTATCGGTGTTGGTCTCCGGCGTATGGACGTGGAGAAGCGACCTAAGCATCTCGCACAGCTACAG GCTCTTGCAGCGATCGGCCAATGCCGCCTCATGAGTCTCTGGGATAGTCTGTTCACCCACCTCAGGCAGCCAATTGCTCAGATTCTCCTTACACGAAACGATATTGCAGAC CGAACGAGATACTTTAACGCCCAAAACACATTCCATGCCCTTTTGGAACAAGGCGTAATTCCCATTGTTAACGAAAACGACACTCTTGCCGTTTCCGAAATCAAGTTTGGCGACAATGATACTCTCTCTGCTATCACTGCCGCTATGATACACGCTGATATGCTGTTCTTGATGACGGATGTTGACTGTCTCTATGACAAAAACCCCAGAACCAACCCAGATGCTAAGCCTATCGAGGTGGTCGAAGACATCGCCGCACTACAGGCTGACG TCTCCAGTGCTGGTTCGTCCCTTGGAACAGGAGGCATGAGCACCAAGATTATTGCTGCCAGGCTGGGCACTTCCGCTGGAGTCACGACTGTCATTACGAGGTCTTCTAACCCAGGAAACGTGCTCAACATTGTGCAGTATTTGCAGTCAATACAAAGAGGGAACACTCCTCCCAGTCCAGACGAGCGTGCTGAAGGCTTGTCACGATCAGCATCAGCTCTGACGCTCTCCAACTTAAATGGCGCCCCTTGGCCCCCCCTACACACTCGCTTCATCCCCGCCAACGATCCCATCAGGGACCGTCACTTTTGGCTGCTTCAcactcctcatcctcacgGCACCCTCTACATCGACTCAGGCGCTTATAAGGCCCTTGTTGGCAAGGCGGGTCTGCTTCCGGTTGGCGTCATTGATGTCGAGGGTAACTTTGCCCAACAGGAGGTGGTGCGTCTCGTAGCAGTCAAGAGACGATCAACCCCTGGGCCTGATGGCAAAATGTGGGAGGGCACCCCTGAAGAAGTCGGTCGAGCTCTGGTCAACTATGCCGCCGCTGAGATCGCGCGGATCAAGGGCAAGCAGAGCgtcgagattgagaagattCTTGGCTATGCTGATAGTGAGTATGTCGCTCACCGACAGCATGTCGGTTTCTTTAAGAGAGACAGCAGGCCAGTGAGTCCAGCTCGAGAGATAAACGGTGCGGTAATGGAATag
- a CDS encoding TIP41-like family-domain-containing protein, with protein sequence MQRNHISDPNEPFPKPQALASATTTHSQSRFRISTRKLPISKSGTIDALTEKIGIPMPEMIFGDNVVGIEHVPSGWSLNFNTPDALDAVDKTDRHMLKVAYARDWESTREGTTQGIKEVVKPYDWSYSTTYTGSIEASAMKFAPTDKVIPIELLKRRDPILFFDEVMLYESELDDNGISIFSVKVRVHEKRMLLLCRLFMRLDNVVLRIRDTRVYVDFETDEVIREYSAQEETYEKVKRKLLMSGRLPDDITIALRDPNVLAPLLPLVEHRAEALNPSA encoded by the exons ATGCAGCGCAACCATATCTCAGACCCGAACGAACCGTTCCCTAAGCCACAGGCTCTCGCCTCGGCCACAACGACACACTCGCAAAGCAGATTCCGCATCTCGACCCGCAAGCTGCCCATCTCCAAATCCGGTACCATCGATGCACTCACCGAAAAGATTGGCATTCCGATGCCGGAGATGATATTTGGCGACAACGTCGTCGGAATTGAACATGTGCCTTCAGGCTGGTCCCTGAACTTCAACACTCCAGATGCGCTTGACGCCGTCGACAAGACAGATCGCCACATGCTCAAGGTTGCATATGCTCGAGACTGGGAGAGCACCCGAGAAGGCACCACACAGGGTATAAAGGAAGTTGTGAAGCCCTATGACTGGAGCTACTCGACGACATATACTGGTAGCATCGAAGCCTCGGCTATGAAGTTTGCACCTACCGACAAGGTGATCCCTATTGAGCTCCTGAAGCGTCGAGACCCTATCCTGTTCTTTGACGAAGTTATGCTGTACGAGAGTGAGCTGGACGACAACGGCATATCCATCTTCAGCGTCAAAGTCCGCGTGCACGAGAAGCGCATGCTTTTGCTGTGTCGGTTGTTCATGCGCCTGGATAATGTTGTCCTGCGGATACGTGACACCCGTGTCTATGTCGATTTTGAGACTGATGAGGTTATTCGCGAATACTCGGCGCAAGAAGAGACCTACGAGAAAGTCAAGAGG AAACTTCTCATGTCCGGAAGACTCCCAGACGACATTACAATCGCACTGAGAGATCCCAACGTCCTAGCTCCACTACTGCCGCTTGTAGAGCATCGGGCAGAAGCTCTCAACCCAAGTGCATGA
- a CDS encoding P-loop containing nucleoside triphosphate hydrolase protein, producing MSSKTPCTITYKKPGTLPPVFLAGSFTDPQWQLQEMEYTTGQNGDHIFRSEVMLEPDQDYQFKLRIGHDNWALAENYPTATDDSGNQNNVIRAPEKPAEEQIAPAGVDTPAINLNPASQLPSTSTEAESVAENAEDFKVPLFAHESLGNDVEEETEDNKIPLLAHETLGDESKEEDEAEAFKAPLLAHETLGNDAKEDSEEMKMPLFAHECLGAYDFGEEPDSAPIAVNSPGQSSRAKSKHDESSDIDVNDPTLETFPSDRGSILDAIRTIQTHLGEDQTHLEDIPLSPRVITSRRTSLDSNDDLCLSPASLSPTVTRRRDSRPSHSFGRTRSLVSLGSIEEEPKPASSKQSAGPAVVSLPNPNSKSKPVGQKSPPSEEDEAVVMKTSEVKPSTKTNGESASQVESYEAQNTQHDKASSATTAADPPAAISQAIDSPSNDTPSIGKSVQNESSGIPESEAVQSSKEPQPTPDPIIDNKTKNTAASGDPSRAPPRGSVVPLDKQQLQRLASQHFKPRPSRMVLSDRVDRPPPSRDDRRQRREAPGPFGGMNKKYANIDPARRAGPHRAIGGKDGNGGKTRERENRRGGPRDGDDRKALKMQRALATVSYGKRTVMKESMTDYETFDNFDLIPTLQVAVNEELFKGMTDIKPTPVQRLAIPALLGQRSPDDLKRPTEEMRSFLLAAETGSGKTLAYLLPAIDALKTAEAEDPELKAYRERWELEKQRQLEGHSKGKPFDEPHPTMARPKVVVLVPTAELAHQVTKVSKALSHVAKFKTELLSSDLKPQQIQRNLYGPRGVDVIVSTPHLLASIADSDPNILSRVSHLIVDEADSLFDRSFAPVTTSIVERALPSMKQFVCCSATIPRKLNNFLATNYPKMVRITTPNLHAIPRRVQLGVVDVSREPYRNRKDLACADAIYSIGRESASHEGPVKGEVDVRRIMVFVNEREKTEELANYLREKGINAEALHRDTPEKRHGEVLETFTSPAPLRIPTPSIASKARSLANVRVLVVTDLASRGIDTLAVRHVILYDVPHTTIDFIHRLGRAGRMGRRGRGIVLVGNDDRKDVVAEVKNSMFRGQALI from the exons ATGTCATCCAAAACGCCATGTACAATTACCTACAAGAAGCCTGGGACTTTACCTCCTGTCTTTCTTGCAGGCTCCTTCACTGATCCACAATGGCAACTTCAAGAGATGGAATACACTACTGGCCAAAACGGAGACCATATTTTTCGGTCTGAAGTTATGCTAGAACCTGATCAGGATTACCAATTCAAGCTCCGCATAGGTCATGACAATTGGGCTCTAGCCGAGAACTATCCTACTG CAACCGATGATTCCGGAAATCAGAACAATGTTATACGCGCACCTGAAAagccagctgaagagcagaTCGCACCAGCCGGCGTCGATACGCCAGCGATCAATTTGAACCCTGCCAGTCAGCTCCCTTCGACATCTACAGAAGCAGAATCCGTCGCCGAGAACGCGGAAGATTTCAAGGTTCCATTATTTGCACACGAGTCACTAGGTaacgatgttgaagaagaaaccgAGGACAACAAGATACCATTGTTGGCGCATGAAACCCTGGGCGATGAGtccaaggaggaagacgaagcaGAGGCCTTCAAGGCACCTCTTTTGGCCCACGAAACGCTCGGAAACGATGCGAAGGAGGACTCTGAAGAAATGAAAATGCCACTGTTTGCACACGAGTGTCTTGGTGCTTATGATTTTGGAGAAGAGCCAGACTCAGCTCCGATCGCAGTCAATAGCCCAGGTCAAAGTTCAAGAGCCAAATCGAAGCACGACGAATCTTCCGACATCGACGTCAACGACCCTACACTCGAGACCTTCCCTTCCGATCGCGGCTCGATCCTTGATGCCATTCGGACCATTCAGACTCaccttggagaagatcaGACCCATCTCGAGGACATTCCTCTGTCACCTCGTGTAATCACATCTAGAAGGACTAGTCTGGATTCTAACGATGACTTGTGTTTGTCGCCCGCGTCTTTGAGTCCTACCGTTACTAGGAGACGAGACAGCAGACCTTCTCATAGTTTCGGACGAACTCGTTCCTTAGTATCTCTAGGCTCGATCGAAGAGGAGCCCAAACCTGCTTCGAGCAAGCAATCCGCAGGCCCTGCCGTTGTATCTCTACCGAATCCCAACTCCAAGAGCAAGCCGGTCGGGCAGAAGTCACCCCCTagtgaggaagacgaagctgTCGTAATGAAGACCTCAGAGGTAAAACCCAGTACGAAGACCAATGGCGAGTCAGCATCTCAAGTTGAAAGTTATGAGGCCCAGAATACCCAACACGATAAGGCCTCCAGCGCCACCACGGCTGCAGATCCCCCAGCTGCAATCTCTCAAGCGATCGACAGCCCATCTAACGATACGCCATCGATCGGTAAATCTGTGCAAAATGAATCGTCCGGAATCCCTGAGTCCGAAGCAGTTCAATCCTCAAAAGAGCCACAACCAACACCAGATCCAATTATCGACAATAAAACCAAGAACACGGCGGCTTCAGGGGACCCTTCTCGAGCCCCGCCACGTGGCAGTGTTGTGCCTTT GGATAAACAGCAACT CCAACGCCTGGCTTCGCAACATTTCAAGCCTCGCCCCTCGCGCATGGTTCTCTCAGATCGAGTTGATCGACCACCTCCGTCTCGCGATGATCGGCGCCAACGTCGTGAAGCCCCAGGTCCTTTTGGAGGAATGAACAAGAAATATGCCAATATTGATCCTGCCCGGAGAGCCGGTCCGCATCGTGCGATAGGAGGAAAAGATGGCAATGGAggaaagacaagagagaGGGAAAACAGGAGAGGAGGACCAAGAGACGGAGACGATCGAAAAGCGCTCAAGATGCAGAGGGCTCTGGCTACAGTCTCGTACGGAAAGCGAACAGTGATGAAAGAAAGCATGACCGACTACGAAACATTCGACAACTTTGATCTCATCCCCACCCTTCAAGTCGCCGTCAACGAAGAGCTCTTTAAGGGCATGACAGATATCAAGCCAACCCCTGTGCAGCGACTAGCGATTCCAGCTTTGCTTGGACAAAGAAGTCCGGACGACTTGAAAAGACCAACAGAAGAGATGAGGTCATTCTTATTAGCGGCAGAGACTGGTTCCGGGAAGACATTGGCCTATCTGTTGCCGGCTATCGATGCTCTCAAGACTGCCGAAGCAGAGGACCCTGAGCTAAAGGCCTACCGTGAACGATGGGAACTCGAGAAGCAACGGCAATTAGAGGGCCATTCCAAGGGCAAGCCATTCGACGAGCCGCATCCTACCATGGCTCGTCCCAAGGTTGTCGTCCTTGTGCCCACAGCAGAACTTGCGCACCAGGTCACAAAGGTATCCAAAGCTCTGTCACACgttgccaagttcaagacagAACTCCTCTCTTCGGACTTGAAACCCCAGCAGATTCAGCGTAACCTGTACGGGCCTAGGGGAGTTGATGTCATCGTCTCGACACCTCATCTCCTCGCATCGATTGCTGATTCAGATCCCAACATCCTCTCCCGCGTATCTCATCTAATCGTCGACGAGGCAGACTCTCTTTTCGACCGAAGTTTTGCTCCAGTCACCACCAGTATTGTGGAGCGAGCGCTGCCCTCCATGAAACAGTTTGTCTGCTGTTCAGCCACGATTCCCCGAAAACTCAACAACTTCCTCGCCACCAACTACCCCAAGATGGTCCGAATCACCACACCCAACCTCCACGCTATCCCCCGACGTGTCCAATTAGGTGTTGTTGACGTCTCGAGAGAACCCTACCGCAACAGGAAGGATCTCGCCTGTGCCGATGCTATCTACTCCATCGGCCGTGAGTCTGCCAGTCACGAGGGACCAGTAAAGGGCGAAGTTGATGTTCGCCGCATAATGGTTTTCGTCAACGAGCGGGAAAAGACCGAGGAATTGGCGAACTACCTCAGAGAGAAGGGAATCAATGCCGAGGCTCTCCATAGAGATACACCTGAGAAGCGCCACGGCGAGGTTCTGGAGACTTTTACGTCTCCCGCGCCTCTTAGAATCCCAACACCGTCAATTGCCTCCAAGGCTCGATCACTGGCCAACGTGAGAGTCCTGGTCGTTACAGACTTGGCCTCAAGGGGTATCGATACCCTTGCAGTCCGTCATGTGATTCTATATGATGTGCCTCACACAACCATTGACTTTATCCACCGACTTGGTCGTGCCGGACGAATGGGTCGACGTGGTCGTGGTATTGTGCTTGTTGGTAACGACGATAGGAAGGATGTTGTCGCAGAGGTCAAGAACAGCATGTTCAGAGGACAGGCCCTGATTTAA
- a CDS encoding histidine phosphatase superfamily codes for MPLEVIYVTRHGFRSGWSVDPLTGVYTGFIRSPTGIPADPALTSHGVSQSKEMGKHLMTLDPPIDAVYSSPYYRCLQTIIPFIELKQQQLKDQPGIRGSAAATIRPEHGIGEFFGAAPFDHPTPASSKRLKELFPALDENYASAITPSRKGETINDLYGRVAAAVRAIIERCDAEGHRAVVLCTHAAVVITLGRILTGRIPKAVEEEDFHAFTCGLSTYRRRGPGLKRTPMLGPNKSHPPTSDLSPVGEWQCEIDSDCGFLTSGEERGWKFSGDESFPGTGSMSQVDIESKL; via the exons ATGCCACTTGAGGTCATATACGTCACTCGTCACGGA TTCCGTTCTGGATGGAGTGTCGATCCTCTCACTGGTGTGTACACCGGATTCATACGATCGCCAACAGGCATCCCCGCGGACCCAGCCTTGACGTCTCATGGGGTCTCACAATCAAAAGAGATGGGTAAACATCTCATGACCCTGGATCCTCCCATCGACGCCGTATACTCAAGCCCGTATTATCGATGTCTGCAAACGATAATACCATTCATTGAACTCAAACAACAGCAACTCAAAGACCAACCAGGTATTCGAGGCTCTGCGGCGGCCACAATACGCCCAGAACATGGCATAGGTGAGTTCTTTGGGGCAGCACCTTTCGACCATCCAACCCCCGCCTCTTCCAAGCGACTCAAGGAGTTATTTCCAGCATTAGATGAGAACTATGCGTCTGCGATAACGCCCTCTAGAAAAGGCGAAACGATCAATGACCTATATGGGCGAGTTGCAGCAGCTGTACGAGCCATCATCGAGCGCTGTGACGCAGAGGGACACCGTGCTGTGGTGTTATGCACCCATGCTGCGGTCGTCATAACACTGGGCCGTATCCTTACAGGACGTATTCCCAAAGctgtcgaggaagaagatttcCACGCCTTTACGTGTGGACTGAGCACGTACCGCCGGCGAGGCCCAGGCCTGAAGAGAACTCCGATGTTGGGCCCTA ACAAATCTCACCCACCTACAAGCGACCTCAGCCCAGTAGGGGAGTGGCAGTGCGAAATCGATAGCGATTGTGGTTTCTTGACTTCTGGAGAGGAGCGAGGCTG GAAATTTTCTGGCGATGAATCGTTTCCAGGAACCGGCTCGATGTCGCAAGTTGATATTGAGTCCAAATTATAG
- a CDS encoding uncharacterized protein (domain of unknown function-domain containing protein) has translation MGRERPGASQRSTNVSPSSQKEPSAIKKKVIRRDPEKRRLQNRLAQQTYREKQRKRIQELERRAAEQGAALQENSDRSLIHGEKPAGGLTSAPVSETLIDAETINPSDPHPDPGNSISQSTTDIGTWGASLIFEDFDQWISENPIYDEYTAPVLFFNCGCPTLHIPNHSREVLLPVIPDPYKNNLQIDIICIISAMLENCLSLGITRSMYCSDDAISPFYRAHADSDPNPEAIITSVQRGSRTLHFDLRPTRKQVVVNHHPFIDVIPFKDIRDNIIEKMNDMDEDEFFHDSLNHLTCWGGIAGAHTGTPWDSRSWEATEEFILKWSDIVGGDEGELARNSRWWRSHRGEPIVTEIF, from the exons ATGGGACGAGAACGTCCCGGCGCCTCTCAGCGCTCAACGAATGTCAGTCCATCTAGTCAAAAGGAGCCTTCagccatcaagaagaaggtcatcCGCCGTGATCCCGAGAAGAGGCGCCTACAGAATCGCTTAGCTCAGCAGACATACA GGGAAAAGCAGCGGAAGCGCATACAGGAGCTAGAGCGCCGAGCAGCCGAGCAGGGAGCTGCGTTACAGGAAAACAGTGACAGGTCCCTCATTCACGGGGAGAAACCCGCAGGAGGGCTTACTTCAGCACCTGTCAGTGAAACTCTCATAGACGCTGAAACTATCAATCCTTCAGACCCCCATCCTGATCCTGGAAACTCGATATCACAGTCGACGACGGATATAGGGACGTGGGGTGCCAGCCTCATCTTCGAAGACTTTGACCAATGGATTTCTGAAAACCCCATATACGATGAGTACACAGCACCAGTGCTGTTCTTCAACTGTGGTTGTCCTACACTTCACATTCCCAACCATTCCAGAGAAGTCCTTCTCCCTGTTATCCCAGATCCATACAAAAACAATCTCCAGATCGACATCATATGCATTATCAGCGCTATGCTCGAGAATTGTCTCTCACTTGGGATAACAAGATCGATGTACTGTTCTGACGATGCCATTTCACCCTTCTACAGGGCACACGCGGATTCGGATCCTAATCCTGAAGCTATCATCACATCTGTCCAGCGTGGATCCCGCACCCTGCATTTCGATCTCCGCCCTACACGAAAGCAGGTTGTTGTTAATCACCATCCGTTTATCGATGTGATCCCCTTCAAGGATATCAGGGACAACATCATCGAGAAGATGAATGAcatggatgaggatgagttCTTCCATGATTCACTTAATCACTTGACTTGTTGGGGAGGCATTGCAGGCGCACATACTGGAACCCCCTGGGACTCAAGAAGTTGGGAGGCAACGGAAGAGTTCATACTCAAGTGGTCGGACATTGTAGGGGGTGACGAAGGCGAATTGGCGAGGAACTCACGGTGGTGGAGATCACATCGCGGCGAACCGATAGTGACTGAAATATTCTAA